Genomic DNA from Sulfuricurvum sp. IAE1:
CACTTTTTTCTCACACAGTAATTCGGTGAGTACTTTATCGGCCGCGAGGTGGAGGTAAGTAAAGAGTATCAGCCCTTCGCGAAGCCTCGCATATTCGGCTTCAATCGGTTCTTTGACCTTGACGATCATATCGCTCGAACGCCAGATCTGGTCGGGATCGTCGAGGAGGACACCGCCCGCAGCCGCGTAGGATGCGTCCTCAAACCCGCTCCCTTTTCCCGCACCGGATTGAACGTATACGGTATGCCCGCTACGGACCAGCTCTTCGACCCCCGAAGGGGTAAGAGCGACTCTGAATTCATCGGTTTTGATCTCTTTGGGTAGCCCTATGATCATCGTTTTCTCCCTATTGCCGCAGTGCGCAGGCGGTTCATGGAACGGAAAAAGTCAGCCTGGGTCAATGATACCACATTTGGGACGAAAGCGAAAACGCCTTTGCACCGTTTGAGGCTCAGGCCCCCATCCAGTTCTCGTGTTCGTGCCCTTTTTGTTTGATATTCACCGCCTTTTCCACCGCTTCGATACAGCGGGAATAATCGACTTCATCGGTGATTTCAGGGACGATTTCGAGATAGCTGATGAGCCCTTCTCGATCGATGACGAATACGGCCCGAGCCAGCCGATCCTTTAGTTTACCTTCCGAAATCAGGATGCCGTACTTTTTTGCAAACTCGCGCGACGTGTCGATCACCATTTCCGAGCGGTCGATCCCCTCCCGCTCGACATAATCGCGGACGAAATCGATATCGTCGGTCGTAACCATGACGGTTTTGAGTTT
This window encodes:
- a CDS encoding redoxin family protein translates to MQITVHGTPTTLEGKQMTIWREAPAARVTLLDGTPNVIGMIAPTAQLLIAIPSLKTEVCSLGAKTFNELIRRFDKLKTVMVTTDDIDFVRDYVEREGIDRSEMVIDTSREFAKKYGILISEGKLKDRLARAVFVIDREGLISYLEIVPEITDEVDYSRCIEAVEKAVNIKQKGHEHENWMGA